The Pseudodesulfovibrio sp. zrk46 genome contains a region encoding:
- a CDS encoding response regulator transcription factor: MTNNGPVLIIDDDEKLRELVEEYLVEYDYKVHTLPSGMKAVETISDISPCVVILDVMMPGKDGLEVLRDIRATSSVPVIMLTAKGEDMDRIIGLELGADDYIAKPFNPRELLARIKAVLRRSEAVSPVRQQGARTIEAGGMILNVAKQTLIIDGDEMEIAPTEFRLLKVLMSHVDTAMTRDELMDMVWDKDFSAYDRSIDVHISKLRSMLKKYEKHAKRIKTVWGTGYMFIGDA; this comes from the coding sequence ATGACGAACAACGGACCAGTCCTTATTATCGACGACGATGAAAAGCTGCGGGAGCTCGTGGAAGAGTACCTCGTGGAGTACGATTACAAGGTACACACCCTGCCCTCCGGCATGAAGGCTGTGGAAACCATCAGCGACATCTCGCCCTGTGTGGTCATCCTTGATGTAATGATGCCCGGCAAGGACGGGCTGGAAGTTCTGCGCGACATCCGCGCCACCAGCTCTGTCCCAGTGATCATGCTCACGGCCAAAGGCGAAGACATGGACCGCATCATCGGTCTGGAGCTGGGCGCTGACGACTATATAGCCAAGCCGTTCAATCCCCGCGAACTGCTGGCCCGCATCAAGGCTGTCCTGCGCCGCTCTGAGGCGGTCTCCCCGGTCAGGCAACAGGGCGCCCGCACCATTGAAGCCGGCGGCATGATCCTCAACGTGGCCAAGCAGACCCTGATCATCGACGGCGACGAGATGGAAATAGCCCCCACCGAATTCCGCCTGCTCAAGGTCCTCATGAGCCATGTGGACACGGCCATGACCCGCGACGAGCTCATGGATATGGTCTGGGACAAGGACTTTTCCGCTTACGACCGCAGCATCGACGTCCATATCTCCAAGCTGCGCTCCATGCTCAAGAAGTACGAAAAGCACGCCAAACGCATCAAGACCGTGTGGGGCACGGGCTACATGTTCATAGGTGACGCATGA
- a CDS encoding caspase family protein: protein MKVSRFWTVLSLTALLLLSGCVTPKYMKETFVSSSFSDTSPGEASLYIEQATAEPMYKNRVSLSEITSTVAQGFQQMSARIVDDKDEADFVVATKVVKLSDLFDNVIDVNVEVKSTSDDKVVYISKFTGWSLTQVDSMTQITKGVYESQQEIFGSVNKHFEESGGKMAALPPAAPTTAFAPRSDMVTSNTSMATGARYALVIGNSAYPNAPLKNPVNDARDVVRSLRQMGFTVIQKNNAGLREMEMAMNTFYSSLQRGGVGLFYYAGHGVQVGGSNYLVPVDARINSESDVKYECLDAGRILGKMEDAGNSMNIIILDACRNNPFARSFRSASRGLARMDAPTGSILAFSTAPGSVAEDGSGRNGVYTKHLLQNLMTPGLDISDIFFYTRRGVVQETQGRQVPWESSSLVQRFYFLDK, encoded by the coding sequence ATGAAAGTATCACGTTTCTGGACAGTGCTCAGTTTGACAGCGCTGCTCTTGCTGAGCGGCTGTGTAACGCCCAAGTACATGAAGGAGACGTTTGTCTCCTCCTCATTCAGCGACACCTCTCCGGGGGAAGCCAGTCTCTATATTGAGCAGGCAACTGCGGAGCCCATGTACAAGAACCGGGTCAGTCTGTCGGAAATCACATCCACCGTGGCACAGGGTTTTCAGCAAATGAGCGCCCGCATCGTAGATGATAAGGACGAGGCGGATTTCGTGGTCGCCACCAAAGTCGTCAAACTGAGTGATTTGTTCGACAATGTGATCGACGTCAACGTGGAGGTAAAATCAACCTCGGACGACAAGGTCGTATACATCAGCAAATTCACGGGCTGGTCCCTCACCCAGGTCGACTCCATGACCCAGATTACCAAGGGCGTATACGAATCACAGCAGGAAATATTCGGCTCGGTCAACAAGCACTTCGAAGAAAGCGGCGGCAAGATGGCGGCCCTGCCGCCAGCGGCTCCCACCACTGCGTTCGCCCCTAGATCAGATATGGTGACGAGCAACACCTCCATGGCGACGGGCGCTCGGTACGCTCTGGTCATCGGCAACAGCGCCTACCCGAACGCACCGCTGAAGAACCCGGTGAACGATGCCCGTGATGTTGTTCGTTCCCTGCGCCAGATGGGTTTCACCGTCATTCAGAAGAATAACGCCGGGCTGCGCGAAATGGAAATGGCCATGAACACCTTTTACTCCAGCCTGCAACGTGGTGGGGTTGGTCTCTTCTACTACGCCGGTCACGGTGTCCAGGTTGGAGGGAGTAACTACCTTGTCCCAGTTGACGCGCGCATCAACTCCGAGTCCGATGTAAAATATGAATGTCTGGATGCAGGCCGCATTCTGGGTAAGATGGAAGACGCCGGCAACAGCATGAACATCATCATTCTTGATGCCTGCCGCAACAATCCGTTCGCCCGCAGTTTCCGCTCCGCATCCCGAGGGCTGGCACGCATGGACGCACCTACCGGCTCCATTCTGGCATTCTCCACGGCTCCCGGCTCCGTTGCCGAAGACGGTTCAGGGCGTAATGGCGTCTACACCAAGCATCTCCTGCAAAACCTCATGACCCCCGGCCTCGATATCAGCGATATCTTCTTCTATACCCGGCGCGGCGTGGTGCAGGAAACACAGGGCAGACAGGTTCCGTGGGAATCTTCCTCACTGGTGCAGCGTTTCTACTTCTTGGACAAGTAG
- a CDS encoding efflux transporter outer membrane subunit: MKDKHIPLQIGLVAMLVLAMSIAACTPFRPDVRTEPVAPLPVEYTMYSEATPEPGKWWEAFGNEELNTMVEEALAANFDIVKAWATLRQAGASATQSSADKYPTLDVTGGYSHTSSYDGDKKTDTQSESHSVGLSAGYEVDLWGRIQASAASGDLDFQASREDLNTTAMTVASEVVTRWVKIQSLRAKKRILDGQIKSNATYLELIELRYRNSISTALDVYQQRETLASVKAQVPPVESEEQILLHELALLMGKPAGTITVADADLPGLTDLPGLGLPADLLASRPDVRSAGLKLSSADWAVSAARANRLPSLSLTGTGEFTGTQLATLFNNWALGLAASVVGPIFDGGYRKAEVEKQLGLVDQRIAEYRETVYTAFKEVEDALVQEKWQKKYLEALSIQEEASRTSLSEAITRYTQGLDDYLPVLTALLSVQSLELTLSDERKDLLLYRVDLHRALGGTWTDDIKPATVEDANASANVETEQIKNEG; this comes from the coding sequence GTGAAAGACAAACATATTCCATTACAAATAGGGTTGGTTGCGATGCTGGTGCTGGCCATGTCCATAGCTGCATGCACGCCGTTTCGGCCCGATGTGCGGACCGAGCCTGTGGCGCCGCTTCCAGTAGAGTATACCATGTACTCGGAAGCAACGCCCGAACCCGGCAAATGGTGGGAGGCCTTCGGCAACGAAGAGCTGAACACCATGGTCGAGGAAGCGCTGGCCGCCAACTTCGACATCGTCAAAGCATGGGCCACTCTGCGTCAGGCAGGAGCCTCGGCCACCCAGTCCAGCGCGGATAAATATCCCACCTTGGATGTGACCGGAGGCTACAGCCACACCAGCTCCTATGACGGGGACAAGAAAACCGACACTCAGTCCGAGAGCCACTCTGTGGGCCTCTCTGCCGGATACGAGGTGGATCTGTGGGGCCGCATTCAGGCCAGCGCCGCCTCGGGTGATCTGGATTTTCAGGCTTCCCGCGAGGACCTGAACACCACGGCCATGACCGTGGCCAGCGAGGTGGTCACCCGCTGGGTCAAGATTCAGAGCCTGCGCGCCAAGAAGCGTATTCTGGACGGACAGATCAAGTCCAACGCCACCTATCTCGAGCTGATTGAGCTTCGCTACCGCAACTCCATTTCCACGGCGCTGGACGTCTACCAGCAGCGTGAGACCCTTGCCAGCGTCAAGGCGCAGGTGCCGCCGGTCGAGTCCGAAGAACAGATTCTGCTGCACGAACTGGCCCTGCTCATGGGCAAGCCTGCCGGAACCATCACCGTTGCCGACGCCGACCTGCCCGGTCTGACCGATCTCCCAGGTCTGGGGCTGCCCGCCGATCTGCTGGCCAGCCGCCCCGACGTCCGGTCTGCGGGACTGAAGCTGTCCTCGGCTGACTGGGCTGTGTCCGCAGCCCGTGCCAACCGTCTGCCCTCCCTGAGCCTGACCGGGACCGGCGAGTTCACCGGTACGCAGTTGGCGACCCTCTTCAATAACTGGGCGCTTGGTCTGGCCGCTTCTGTGGTCGGCCCCATCTTTGATGGCGGCTACCGCAAGGCCGAGGTCGAGAAGCAGCTCGGTCTGGTGGATCAGCGCATCGCTGAGTACCGCGAGACCGTCTACACCGCCTTCAAGGAAGTGGAAGACGCGTTGGTGCAGGAGAAGTGGCAGAAGAAGTATCTCGAAGCTCTCTCCATTCAGGAAGAGGCCTCCCGCACCAGCCTGAGCGAGGCCATCACCCGATACACGCAGGGACTGGACGACTACCTGCCTGTCCTGACCGCACTGCTCAGCGTGCAGAGTCTGGAACTGACCCTGTCGGATGAACGCAAGGACCTGCTCCTCTACCGTGTGGACCTGCACCGCGCTCTGGGCGGTACATGGACCGACGATATCAAGCCTGCCACCGTCGAAGACGCCAATGCTTCGGCCAATGTTGAAACCGAACAGATCAAGAACGAGGGATAA
- a CDS encoding efflux RND transporter permease subunit: protein MSRVSDAKIKGPIAWMAGNSVAANLLMVVLLVGGLLFTMQIKKEVFPEFSEDTVTIAVSYPGASPEEVEQGVVLAVEEAVQGLDGVKEVTSSASEGSGSVVVEALEGYDLQKLAQDINTEVDRISSFPDEAEDPVVSEVSHKRQVLSVVLYGNQPDTTLRELAEQLRSLFITDPGITQVELNEVSDLQISIEVPQAKLRAHGLTLQDVADTLSEASVDLPGGGIKAANGEILVRMKERRDYGLEFARTPVVTGSDGTQVLLEDIATVIDGFEDEDIVTTYNGQPSIRLDIYRVGDQTPISVSEAVHKVLASYQEQLPEGVNTTVVHDMSEVYSQRMDLLLNNAYMGLGLVFVFLALFLEPRLAFWVAMGIPISFMGSFVVLPLLGVSINMISMFAFLISLGIVVDDAIVVGENVFSMREQGMPPLEAAIEGARQIAMPVTFSVLTNVVAFMPLLFIPGTMGKIFWSIPVVVISVFAISLIESLFVLPAHLAHLSQGGPKSRIMIWITKHQQRVATGLLHFIRNGYRPFLDRCIQWRYASVAVGVALLLLAGAYSMSGRLGFTLMAKVESDYAYVQAELPYGSSVDKSKVVQDRLLAAATRVMEANGGDALVEGMDTKIGGAGRDISGSHVIKIKVYLTGPDERPISTEQFVKEWRNEVGIIPGLEALSFAADMGGPGAGEALEFELSHSDVATLEAAATDLAEALSYYPRVSDVDDGFSAGKRQLDFKITPAGTSLGLTAQSVASQVRAAYYGTEVLRQQRGRNEVKVVVRRPESERVSEYDLEELTIRTPDDKDVLLREVVEIKQGRAYTVIKRRDGRRVLSVTADVTPRDQASQVQNAVMAEVLPDLKAKYPGLSCGMQGKQADMSESVGSLMIGLFMAMLGIYALLAIPFKSYVQPLIIMACIPFGAVGAIFGHILMGYSISLMSLLGIVALSGVVVNDSLVFIDYANGQRKKGACAHDAVLAAGAARFRPILLTTLTTFMGLAPMILETSRQARFLIPMALSLGFGILFATVITLIFVPSMYMILEDVKGWFAQRFSQQTTALEQPVEER from the coding sequence ATGAGTCGTGTGTCTGATGCCAAAATAAAAGGCCCTATTGCTTGGATGGCTGGCAACTCGGTTGCCGCCAATCTCCTGATGGTCGTGCTGCTGGTGGGCGGTCTACTCTTCACCATGCAGATCAAGAAGGAGGTCTTCCCCGAGTTCTCCGAAGATACCGTTACCATCGCCGTGTCCTACCCGGGCGCCAGCCCGGAGGAAGTGGAGCAGGGTGTCGTCCTTGCCGTGGAAGAAGCGGTACAGGGGCTGGACGGTGTGAAGGAGGTGACCTCCTCTGCCTCCGAAGGCTCCGGTTCCGTGGTCGTCGAAGCGCTGGAAGGCTATGACCTCCAGAAGCTGGCGCAGGATATTAACACCGAGGTGGATCGTATCTCCTCCTTCCCGGATGAGGCCGAAGACCCGGTCGTTTCCGAGGTGTCGCACAAGCGGCAGGTGCTGTCAGTGGTGCTGTATGGCAACCAGCCTGACACGACCCTGCGCGAGCTTGCCGAACAGTTGCGCAGCCTCTTCATTACGGATCCCGGCATCACGCAGGTGGAGTTGAACGAGGTCAGTGATCTCCAGATCTCCATCGAGGTGCCGCAGGCCAAGCTGCGCGCCCATGGGCTCACCCTGCAGGATGTGGCGGACACCCTCAGCGAGGCTTCCGTGGACCTGCCCGGCGGCGGCATCAAGGCTGCCAATGGCGAGATCCTGGTGCGCATGAAGGAACGTCGTGACTACGGTCTGGAGTTTGCCCGCACCCCCGTTGTTACGGGCAGTGACGGCACGCAAGTGCTGCTGGAAGATATCGCCACGGTCATCGACGGGTTTGAGGACGAGGACATCGTAACCACCTACAACGGTCAGCCGTCCATCCGTCTGGATATATATCGCGTGGGCGACCAGACCCCGATCTCCGTGTCCGAAGCAGTCCACAAGGTGTTGGCCTCCTATCAGGAACAGCTGCCTGAAGGCGTGAACACCACCGTTGTCCACGACATGTCCGAGGTCTATTCCCAGCGTATGGATCTGCTGCTGAACAACGCCTACATGGGCCTTGGGCTGGTGTTTGTTTTCCTCGCCCTGTTTCTGGAACCGCGGCTCGCCTTCTGGGTGGCCATGGGTATTCCCATCTCCTTCATGGGCAGCTTTGTGGTCCTCCCTTTGCTGGGCGTGTCCATCAACATGATCTCCATGTTCGCCTTCCTCATCTCCCTCGGCATCGTTGTTGATGACGCCATCGTGGTAGGTGAGAACGTGTTCTCCATGCGAGAGCAGGGGATGCCGCCGCTCGAGGCCGCCATCGAAGGGGCCAGGCAGATCGCCATGCCCGTCACTTTTAGCGTGTTGACCAATGTCGTGGCCTTCATGCCGCTGCTGTTCATCCCGGGCACCATGGGCAAGATCTTCTGGTCCATCCCGGTGGTGGTCATCTCGGTCTTTGCCATTTCTTTGATCGAGAGTCTGTTCGTGCTGCCCGCTCACCTGGCACACTTGTCACAGGGTGGACCGAAGAGCCGCATCATGATCTGGATCACCAAGCATCAGCAGCGTGTGGCAACCGGCCTGCTTCACTTCATTCGCAACGGCTACCGCCCCTTCCTTGATCGCTGTATCCAGTGGCGATACGCCTCCGTTGCCGTGGGCGTGGCCCTGCTGTTGCTGGCCGGAGCCTATTCCATGTCCGGCCGTCTGGGCTTCACCCTCATGGCCAAGGTGGAATCAGACTACGCGTACGTTCAGGCGGAGCTGCCCTATGGCTCCAGCGTTGACAAATCCAAGGTCGTTCAAGACAGGCTTCTCGCCGCGGCCACCCGTGTGATGGAAGCCAATGGCGGCGACGCATTGGTGGAAGGCATGGACACCAAGATCGGCGGCGCTGGGCGAGATATCTCCGGTAGCCACGTCATCAAGATCAAGGTCTACCTGACCGGCCCGGATGAGCGCCCCATCTCTACGGAGCAGTTCGTCAAGGAGTGGAGAAACGAAGTGGGGATTATCCCCGGTCTCGAAGCCCTCTCCTTTGCCGCAGACATGGGTGGGCCCGGTGCGGGTGAGGCGCTCGAGTTTGAGCTCTCCCACAGCGATGTCGCCACTCTGGAGGCAGCTGCCACGGATCTGGCCGAAGCTCTGTCCTACTACCCTCGTGTCTCTGATGTGGATGACGGGTTCTCTGCGGGCAAGCGTCAGCTCGATTTCAAGATCACTCCTGCCGGTACCAGCCTTGGCCTCACGGCTCAGAGTGTCGCCAGTCAGGTGCGCGCCGCCTATTACGGTACTGAAGTTCTCCGCCAGCAACGCGGCCGCAACGAGGTCAAAGTGGTGGTGCGCCGCCCCGAGAGTGAGCGCGTTTCCGAATATGATCTGGAAGAGTTGACCATTCGCACCCCAGACGACAAGGATGTCCTGCTGCGCGAAGTGGTGGAGATCAAGCAGGGGCGCGCCTACACGGTCATCAAGCGCCGTGATGGTCGACGCGTGCTGTCCGTCACCGCCGACGTGACGCCGCGCGATCAGGCTTCGCAGGTGCAGAACGCGGTCATGGCTGAGGTCCTTCCCGATCTCAAGGCCAAGTACCCCGGCCTGTCCTGCGGTATGCAGGGCAAGCAGGCAGACATGTCCGAATCCGTGGGCAGCCTCATGATAGGCTTGTTCATGGCCATGCTCGGCATCTACGCGCTCCTCGCCATCCCGTTCAAAAGCTACGTGCAGCCACTTATCATCATGGCCTGCATCCCGTTCGGTGCGGTGGGCGCCATCTTCGGGCATATCCTCATGGGCTACTCCATCAGCCTCATGAGCCTGCTCGGCATCGTGGCCTTGTCCGGCGTGGTGGTGAACGACTCCCTCGTCTTCATCGATTACGCCAACGGCCAGCGCAAAAAGGGTGCGTGCGCCCACGATGCGGTGCTGGCAGCGGGGGCGGCCCGTTTCCGTCCCATCCTGCTCACCACGCTGACCACCTTCATGGGCCTGGCTCCCATGATCCTCGAAACGTCAAGGCAGGCCCGCTTCCTCATTCCCATGGCCCTGTCTCTCGGTTTCGGCATCTTGTTCGCCACGGTCATCACCCTGATCTTCGTGCCGTCCATGTACATGATTCTGGAGGACGTGAAGGGCTGGTTTGCCCAGCGGTTTTCGCAGCAGACTACGGCCCTTGAGCAGCCTGTGGAAGAGCGATAG
- a CDS encoding DMT family transporter, with translation MNSRAFRADILLFITAAIWGFAFVAQRVGMDHVGPLTFNGVRFALGALALVPLVVRMEKGRDKSKPGVDKDRLMKGGVLLGLALFAGATLQQMGLAGPQLAEFGLEASTAGKAGFITGLYVVFVPIFGLFLAQKTGWATWLGCALAVIGMYLLSFTAELSIAFGDLLVLVSALFWAGHVLLIGKLSPGMDAVDAIKLSTVQFAACAVLSLIGAVMTEEITLVGLIGGAPAIAYGGLMSVGVAYTLQVIAQRDSQPAHAAIILSLEAVFGAIGGCVILGEVLTVKAMIGCGLMLAGMVLSQLEP, from the coding sequence GTGAACAGCCGCGCCTTTCGAGCCGATATCCTTCTATTCATCACCGCCGCCATCTGGGGTTTTGCCTTTGTGGCCCAGCGCGTGGGTATGGACCATGTGGGTCCGCTCACTTTCAACGGCGTCCGCTTCGCCCTCGGTGCGCTTGCCTTGGTACCGCTCGTCGTGCGCATGGAAAAGGGCCGCGACAAGTCCAAACCCGGTGTTGATAAGGACCGCCTGATGAAAGGCGGCGTATTGCTTGGTCTCGCACTCTTTGCTGGTGCCACGCTTCAGCAGATGGGCCTTGCCGGGCCGCAACTCGCCGAGTTTGGCCTTGAAGCCTCCACCGCCGGTAAAGCGGGCTTTATCACCGGCCTCTACGTGGTGTTTGTCCCGATCTTTGGTCTGTTCCTTGCGCAAAAGACCGGCTGGGCCACCTGGCTCGGCTGCGCCTTGGCCGTCATCGGCATGTATCTCCTTTCCTTTACCGCCGAACTTTCCATTGCTTTTGGTGATCTGTTGGTGCTTGTCAGCGCGCTCTTTTGGGCTGGACATGTGTTACTTATCGGTAAGCTGTCCCCTGGCATGGACGCTGTGGATGCTATCAAGCTTTCCACTGTGCAGTTCGCTGCCTGCGCCGTGCTGAGCCTGATCGGCGCGGTCATGACCGAAGAGATTACCCTCGTCGGGCTCATTGGCGGCGCGCCCGCTATTGCCTATGGCGGACTGATGTCTGTCGGTGTCGCTTATACCTTGCAGGTGATCGCTCAGCGAGATTCACAGCCTGCGCATGCTGCCATTATCCTGAGTCTCGAAGCTGTGTTCGGGGCCATTGGTGGATGCGTTATATTGGGTGAGGTGCTGACTGTTAAGGCGATGATAGGCTGTGGGTTGATGCTGGCGGGGATGGTTTTGAGTCAGTTGGAGCCATAA
- a CDS encoding efflux RND transporter periplasmic adaptor subunit translates to MTIFTRAKAAFSLKVMIPAVIIVLAAVGAYAMVATAPKAKKRAPVASQPTVETATVTKENHRVWVPVMGTVTAAREITLKSRVSGDVASVSNSFVPGGYFAEGEEILTLSPEDYELALSEVQADVTNAEYALKVEQGYQNVSAREWKLLQGSTKASTSESELALRKPHLEKAKADVRAAKAQLKQAQLNLDRTHIRAPFAAMVQTKDTDIGDNIASQEALATLVGTDEFWIEASVPVDRLDWIELPVNGHLGAEVRITSGSGGSNSVREGRVVRLLPSLEDEGRMARLLISVNDPLNLEGKPGIKPLLLGSYVSVQIDGGVLADVYAIPRSSFRENNKVWVLTDKGTLDIRSVNPVWRDGDTLVLDEGLADGESLVVSNLSAAVQGMKVRSATAAPTDSGEPAMRAEKGDEARDGEGS, encoded by the coding sequence ATGACCATATTTACCCGAGCCAAGGCCGCATTCAGTCTCAAGGTGATGATCCCGGCCGTCATCATTGTTCTCGCCGCCGTGGGCGCCTATGCCATGGTTGCCACCGCGCCCAAAGCCAAGAAGCGCGCGCCGGTTGCCTCCCAGCCCACCGTGGAGACCGCCACCGTGACCAAGGAAAATCACCGCGTGTGGGTCCCGGTCATGGGAACCGTCACGGCCGCCCGTGAAATCACCCTGAAGTCCCGCGTCTCCGGCGACGTGGCCAGCGTCAGCAACTCCTTTGTCCCCGGCGGCTATTTTGCCGAAGGCGAGGAAATCCTCACCCTGAGCCCGGAAGATTATGAGCTCGCCCTGAGCGAGGTGCAGGCCGACGTGACCAACGCTGAATATGCGCTCAAGGTGGAGCAGGGCTATCAGAACGTGTCCGCCCGCGAGTGGAAACTGTTGCAGGGCTCGACCAAGGCCTCGACCTCCGAGTCCGAACTGGCCCTGCGCAAGCCGCATCTGGAAAAGGCCAAGGCTGACGTTCGTGCTGCCAAGGCCCAGCTCAAGCAGGCCCAGCTCAATCTGGACCGTACCCACATCAGGGCGCCGTTTGCTGCCATGGTCCAGACCAAGGACACCGATATTGGCGACAACATCGCCAGTCAGGAAGCACTGGCCACGCTGGTCGGCACCGACGAATTCTGGATCGAAGCCTCTGTGCCCGTGGATCGCCTCGACTGGATCGAGCTGCCGGTGAACGGTCATCTGGGTGCCGAGGTCCGCATCACCAGCGGTTCCGGTGGCAGCAATTCCGTGCGCGAAGGGCGCGTGGTGCGACTGCTGCCCTCCCTTGAGGACGAAGGCCGCATGGCTCGTCTGCTGATTTCGGTGAACGATCCCCTTAATCTTGAAGGCAAGCCCGGCATCAAGCCGCTTCTGCTCGGCAGCTACGTGTCCGTACAGATCGACGGCGGCGTGCTGGCCGATGTCTACGCCATCCCCCGCAGCTCTTTCCGTGAGAATAACAAAGTATGGGTGCTGACCGATAAGGGCACGCTTGATATCCGCTCGGTGAATCCGGTGTGGCGTGATGGCGATACCCTTGTCCTCGACGAGGGACTGGCTGACGGCGAGTCGCTGGTTGTTTCGAATTTGTCCGCTGCCGTGCAGGGCATGAAAGTTCGCTCCGCCACTGCTGCTCCCACCGATAGTGGTGAGCCGGCAATGCGAGCCGAGAAGGGTGATGAGGCCCGTGATGGAGAAGGATCATGA
- a CDS encoding secondary thiamine-phosphate synthase enzyme YjbQ, with translation MNSYRKQLRFQVPSRRGFINITPDCEEALRESGIKEGLMLVNAMHITASVFINDDESGLHHDYEVWLEKLAPHEPVSQYRHNGYEDNADAHMKRQIMGREVVVAITDGQLDFGTWEQIFYGEFDGRREKSVLIKIIGE, from the coding sequence ATGAATTCATACAGGAAACAACTGCGCTTTCAGGTGCCGTCCCGCCGCGGCTTTATCAATATCACCCCGGACTGCGAGGAAGCACTGCGCGAATCCGGCATCAAGGAAGGTCTGATGCTGGTCAACGCCATGCACATCACGGCCTCGGTTTTCATCAATGATGATGAATCCGGCCTGCATCACGATTACGAAGTATGGCTGGAAAAGCTCGCGCCGCATGAGCCCGTGTCCCAGTATCGGCATAACGGCTACGAAGACAACGCCGACGCCCATATGAAGCGGCAGATCATGGGCCGCGAGGTCGTGGTGGCCATCACGGATGGCCAGCTCGACTTCGGCACATGGGAGCAGATTTTCTACGGAGAATTTGACGGCCGACGGGAAAAGTCCGTGCTCATCAAGATAATCGGGGAATAG
- a CDS encoding WbuC family cupin fold metalloprotein, producing the protein MTEENTEFPMAVDAPAEDVSPLTLTMVSELLALSRQSPRKRMIQRLHKNDDDGVHRMFNALQPGTYITPHRHMDPPKSETIVVISGSLLFVEFDDEGVYRTHTLLQPGTENFGVDVAPHVFHTFIVLKPDTLIFEIKDGPYAQATDKDIPAWAPKEGSPEAEPYLLDLIKHLAELANAAAEKAKAEEAEAAAANAEETAQEEGDEGASGSGSPSVN; encoded by the coding sequence ATGACCGAAGAGAACACCGAATTCCCCATGGCCGTGGATGCACCCGCTGAGGACGTCAGCCCGTTGACTTTGACAATGGTGAGCGAACTGCTTGCTTTGTCGCGTCAGAGCCCGCGCAAGCGCATGATTCAGCGCCTGCACAAAAACGACGACGATGGCGTTCACCGCATGTTCAATGCGCTCCAGCCCGGTACCTACATCACGCCGCATCGGCACATGGACCCGCCCAAGAGTGAGACCATCGTAGTGATTTCCGGATCGTTGCTCTTTGTGGAGTTCGATGACGAGGGCGTCTATCGCACGCACACGCTCCTCCAGCCCGGCACCGAAAACTTCGGCGTCGATGTGGCCCCGCATGTCTTTCACACCTTTATCGTGCTTAAGCCCGATACCCTGATCTTCGAGATCAAGGACGGCCCGTACGCTCAGGCCACGGATAAGGATATCCCTGCATGGGCGCCCAAGGAAGGCTCCCCCGAGGCCGAGCCCTATCTGCTGGACCTGATCAAGCATCTGGCCGAATTGGCCAACGCCGCCGCTGAAAAAGCCAAGGCTGAAGAGGCGGAGGCCGCCGCAGCCAACGCCGAAGAGACTGCTCAGGAAGAGGGCGACGAAGGGGCGTCCGGTTCCGGATCTCCGTCTGTAAACTAG